Part of the Sphaerochaeta associata genome is shown below.
CCACCACCGAAAACGCACTGCCGCATCGCGCTCCCAAACGGGCTGCCACGACAAACAAAGCTGCACTTTCCATTTCGGAAGCGAGAACGCCCAAGCGTTTCCAGGCTTCCCACTTGTTGATCAAATCATAGCTGACCGGCATGATTGCAGGATCATGTTGACCGTAGAAGGAGTCCTTGCACTGCACAACACCGATATGGCTCCTCTTTCCGAGCATGTTTGCAGCCTCGGCAAGAGCCTGCACGACCTCAAAACTGGCTACGGCGGGAAATTCAATCGGAGCATACTCGCGGCTTGTTCCCTCCATGCGTACAGCACCGGTTGCAATAACCACATCACCGCCCATGACCGGAAGGGCGATGCCCCCGCACGTACCCATGCGGATGAAGGTGTCACTGCCGCATTTATACAGCTCTTCCATGGCTATGGAAGCAGAAGGCCCTCCGATTCCCGTGGAAGTGACAGAAACCTTTTCCCCGTCCAGAAACCCTGTATAGGTTACATACTCCCGGGTGTCAGCCACCTGTTTCGCATCATCAAAATGCTTTGCAATCAGTGGAACACGCTTTGGATCGCCGGGAAGAATAACGTAGCGGCCTACATCGCCTTCCTTGATATGCAAATGGTATTGGATACCCGTTCCATTCATATAATCAGACATACCTGTCTCCTCTCATACCCCTATGGTACCATCACAAAAACAGAAGTGCAAGAAAGCTCAGTATCCCATGGTTTTCAAAAGCGATGAGAGCAACGCGAACCGTTCTCCCAAGCGCTCCCCTTCCCGGGAGACCACATCGGCAAGCAGGCGAATATCGGTATCGATCATCTCATTGTCCGTACATACCTCAACCGTCATCGCATCACCCTGCATCGGTATCCGGTCAATTCGTGTTTGGGCGGGATCGTAATACTTGGGTAACCGATAGGCATCCTGAAAGTACAAATTGGTTCTGCACACCAATATCGCCAGATCCAGGACACGGTGCAGCGGCAGCTCCTCGCTTTGGCGTGACCATTTCTCTCCGGTATGGCGCCACACTTTTGCAGAGGCTTCGATGTTTCCCCGGTCGTTCCATTGGGCAAGGCCGACCGAAAGTCCTTTTGCGTCGCTCTGTAGTGCCATAGCACCATCCACATTCTCATAATTCGGGACTACAATGACCGGCTTGTGCTTGAGTGTTGTAGGAATATTCATACACGTATCTCCTTTGCTTGAAGAACCTGTTCCTTATACAACTCCAACAGGATCGCTAGATTCTCCTCTATTGCCTCCGTTTCTTCCATCGGTGGGAGAAACTCAAGGATTTTGAAGGTGAATGCATCCTCTCCATGGTTCGCATAGGCAGCCTGAAGGCTCGGAAGATTCGCCAGGGCCCCTACCGACAGTCTGAAGAAGATGCGTTGCTTGATGGTATCCAGATCCTTGGTAACACCAATATAGTGCTCGCCGCTGATTGAACAGGTGAGCATAAAACACCCCATCGGGTGTCTCATCTCTTCATATTGCTTTCTTAAAGCTTTCTTATCCATAATGTCCTTTAGTAATTTACTAATTTACTAAATACAGTAAAAAGCCTCTCATGTAAAGAGAGGCGGTTGCAATCTAGAGCATTACGTACGTCTTACCCATTCCCCCGTCCTCTGGAAGAGCAAAACGATAGTCTTGCACCGAACGGTGTTTTTTCAAATAGCTGCCAATTCCTTTGCTGAGAATTCCATCCCCATAGCCGTGAATAATGGAGAAGGTGCTCATGCCGTGCACCAGGGCGCTCTCTATCTGCTGGTCAAGCAAATGCAAGGCTTCCTCGAGAATCAGGCCCCTGACATCCAGAACCAATTTCGGCTCCGGCGCACTGCTTTGGAAGAGTACCGACACTTTCTGGTCCACCCGCTTGGGCAGGCTGAGCTGGGACGACGGGAGGGTCATGCGCATGGTGCCGATGGCGACCACAAAACTGTTCCTGCCCTTTTTTTCCAATATCTTGCCTTCCCGCTTTGCACTGCCGCACAACACATCCATTCCAACTTCCAGCCGTTGCGCCTCCTCGGGCTTGAGGAACTCGATTTCATCCTCGAATTGCTGCAGTTGTTCCTCTTGCTGCGCCAGTTTCTCGGAGAGACCCTCAAGGTAGGTCTTCACCTGTTTGGTCTTGTCTTTGGTCACCTCGCCGGTTCTCAGCTCGGCAACCAGATTCTCCAGCTCCTTGCGCTTGGTTTGCATGAATCGGGCCAGTTCGGTGGACTGTTCCCTCTTTAGCTGAGCCTCACGCTGCTTGATCCTCAGCTCTTTCAATTGCAATGCTTTCACTTCACTTTGCAGCGCAAGATACCGCTTGTGCATGGCAGTCTCCTGCCGTTCAAGATCGCGCCTTTTGGCTTCCAAGTCCTTTATGATAGTACCGATTTGCACAGCTTCACTGCCCAGGTACTGTTCGGCTTTCGCAAGGACATCCCGGGGAAGCTTCATCAACCGTGCAGTATCGAGTGCATGGCTTTCACCCGGGAGTCCCTGTATGATCCTGAAGGTAGGCAGATGCGAATTGTCATTGAACTCCATGGAGGCATTTATCACCTCCTTCTTGGCGTAGGCAAACTGCTTGAGGACTCCATGGTGACTGGTAACCAAGGTCAAAGCCGCTTTTTGCAGGCAGTACTCCAGGGTTGCCCGTGCTATTGCGGACCCCTCCACAGGGTCGGTTCCACTTCCCAGCTCATCCAGGATTACCAGCGAGCGCCCTGTCATGTTGGAAAGTACGTAGGCAATCTGCTTCATGTGTCCGCTGAAAGTGGAAAGTTCAGCCTCGATGGACTGCTCGTCCCCGATATCGGTATAGATATCATCAAAGACGGGCAGTGCACTGCCCTCCTGCGCGGGAATGTATCCGCAGAATTGGTTGAGCAGGGCGAACAATCCCACCGTCTTGATGGTTACCGTTTTTCCTCCGGCATTCGGTCCGCTGATTACCACAGCCCTGATGTCCGAATCGAGTTGCATGGTGATGGGAACGACCTTTTTGCCGAGCAAGGGGTGACGCGCCTTGATCAGGGTGCAGTGTGTAATCTCCAAATCGGTACGACTGCACTGTTTTTCCCTTGCCCATTCTGCGATGGCCAGCCTGGCA
Proteins encoded:
- a CDS encoding DUF6530 family protein; its protein translation is MNIPTTLKHKPVIVVPNYENVDGAMALQSDAKGLSVGLAQWNDRGNIEASAKVWRHTGEKWSRQSEELPLHRVLDLAILVCRTNLYFQDAYRLPKYYDPAQTRIDRIPMQGDAMTVEVCTDNEMIDTDIRLLADVVSREGERLGERFALLSSLLKTMGY
- the udp gene encoding uridine phosphorylase — encoded protein: MSDYMNGTGIQYHLHIKEGDVGRYVILPGDPKRVPLIAKHFDDAKQVADTREYVTYTGFLDGEKVSVTSTGIGGPSASIAMEELYKCGSDTFIRMGTCGGIALPVMGGDVVIATGAVRMEGTSREYAPIEFPAVASFEVVQALAEAANMLGKRSHIGVVQCKDSFYGQHDPAIMPVSYDLINKWEAWKRLGVLASEMESAALFVVAARLGARCGSAFSVVGNQEREILGMDNPKLHDTEDAIRVTVQALRNLIAIDRARSLA
- a CDS encoding endonuclease MutS2; this encodes MNHKSIEELGFYQVVNQMQAHSRSEEGRDCLLELSFLTEQALLSKRQEEIAGLITLLGSSLGGSLLSFPSIKASLALLGDPVKALEGPDLVGIAHYIASSEILQSFCNQALDDGSSFEPLKELMGRSFDENLRRIGRHILDVLDESGQVKESHPALRQLRKEVEAHKNERSRFCSQFIHTNREVVQTDQEALRDGRLVIPVRSDRRSNVQGFITSSSATGNTVFMEPYPLVEMNNSVVMAQNQILIEIAKILKQLNDEVRSWRKELSDLAFRVGQTDARLAIAEWAREKQCSRTDLEITHCTLIKARHPLLGKKVVPITMQLDSDIRAVVISGPNAGGKTVTIKTVGLFALLNQFCGYIPAQEGSALPVFDDIYTDIGDEQSIEAELSTFSGHMKQIAYVLSNMTGRSLVILDELGSGTDPVEGSAIARATLEYCLQKAALTLVTSHHGVLKQFAYAKKEVINASMEFNDNSHLPTFRIIQGLPGESHALDTARLMKLPRDVLAKAEQYLGSEAVQIGTIIKDLEAKRRDLERQETAMHKRYLALQSEVKALQLKELRIKQREAQLKREQSTELARFMQTKRKELENLVAELRTGEVTKDKTKQVKTYLEGLSEKLAQQEEQLQQFEDEIEFLKPEEAQRLEVGMDVLCGSAKREGKILEKKGRNSFVVAIGTMRMTLPSSQLSLPKRVDQKVSVLFQSSAPEPKLVLDVRGLILEEALHLLDQQIESALVHGMSTFSIIHGYGDGILSKGIGSYLKKHRSVQDYRFALPEDGGMGKTYVML
- a CDS encoding GIY-YIG nuclease family protein, encoding MDKKALRKQYEEMRHPMGCFMLTCSISGEHYIGVTKDLDTIKQRIFFRLSVGALANLPSLQAAYANHGEDAFTFKILEFLPPMEETEAIEENLAILLELYKEQVLQAKEIRV